The DNA sequence ACGAATGCGGACTCGTTCGCCATGGAAGCGGCGATGGCCCGGGACAACGGCTACATCCCGAAGGCCAAGGCGGCCTCCATCCTCGCGCAGACGAAGCTCGCCGGCGGCGGCGAGACGGTCGAGGTCACCTTCAACGCGCCGAAGGAGCCGGGCGAGTACATGTACATCTGCACCTTCCCGGGCCACTACATGGGCGGGATGAAGGGCAAGCTGATCGTCAAGTAGGGCCAGCGGCTCCGAACGCCGCCGCAGGAAGAGTCACCCGGGCCCGGTACGGCGCGAATCGCTCGCGCCCACCGGGCCCTTGCTGCGTCAGGCTCCGCGCCAAGGCTAGAGCATCATGCTCGCGAGGTTGGCGAGCTCGCTGCGCTCGCCCTTCTCGAGCGACACGTGGGCGTAGAGCTTGTGCCCCTTGATGCGATCGATCAGGTAGGAGAGCCCGTTCGACTGGGCGTCCAGATAGGGAGTATCGATCTGGAAGATGTCTCCGGTGAAGATGATCTTCGTCCCCTCGCCGGCGCGGGTGATGATCGTTCGGGCCTCGTGCGGCGTCAGGTTCTGGGCCTCGTCGACGATGAAGATGATGTTGGAGAAGCTCCGGCCGCGGATGTAGGCGAGCGGCGTGATGTGGAGCTTCTCCTGCTCGACCATCTCGTCGATGCGCCTGAACTCGCGGTCGCGCTCGTCGAACTGGTGCTTGATGATGTTGAGGTTGTCCCACAGCGGCTGCATGTAGGGATTGACCTTGGACTTGATGTCGCCGGGGAGATAGCCGATGTCCTTGTTCGAGAGCGGCACCAGCGGCCGGGCCAGGTAGACCTGGCGGAACGCTTTGCGCTGCTCGAGGGCGCCCGCCAGGGCCAGCAGGGTCTTTCCGGTGCCCGCCTTGCCGGTGATCGAAACCAGCGGCACGGCCGGGTTCATGATGGCGTGCAGGGCGAACGTCTGCTCGGCGTTCCGCGGCGTGATGCCATAGGCCGGCATCTTCTGCACCCTCTCGAGAAGGCCCGAGAGCGGGTTGTACCAGGCGAGCGCCGAGTGCGAGGGGCTCCGCAGGATGAAGTAGTGGTTCGGCAACGGCACGTCGATCCCGACGTCCTGCGGCGAAACACCCCCGGACTCGTAGAACTTCTGGATCGGCGCCGCATCGTCGACCTCGATCTCGCTCTTGCCCTTGTAGAGATGGTCGACGTCCTTGATGCGGACGGTTTCGTACTCCTCTGCGCGCAGGCGAAGCGCCCTGGCTTTGACCCGCAGGTTGATGTCCTTCGAGACCAGAATGACGTCGCGCCCGGCCTCGCTCTCCTTGAGCGCGAGCGCCGTGTTCAGGATCCTGTGATCGTTCTTCATCGCGCCGAAGATGAGGCGCGCGTCGGTCGAGGAGTCCTCCGTGGCGATCACCCGGATCCGG is a window from the Thermoanaerobaculia bacterium genome containing:
- a CDS encoding PhoH family protein; amino-acid sequence: MTSPDSTSSVSSRNPKIFVLDTSVILYDANAIFNFKEHDVAIPITVLEELDHFKKGDTVINLQAREFIRQLDKLTSHDMLNNWVPLDGPDLGRIRVIATEDSSTDARLIFGAMKNDHRILNTALALKESEAGRDVILVSKDINLRVKARALRLRAEEYETVRIKDVDHLYKGKSEIEVDDAAPIQKFYESGGVSPQDVGIDVPLPNHYFILRSPSHSALAWYNPLSGLLERVQKMPAYGITPRNAEQTFALHAIMNPAVPLVSITGKAGTGKTLLALAGALEQRKAFRQVYLARPLVPLSNKDIGYLPGDIKSKVNPYMQPLWDNLNIIKHQFDERDREFRRIDEMVEQEKLHITPLAYIRGRSFSNIIFIVDEAQNLTPHEARTIITRAGEGTKIIFTGDIFQIDTPYLDAQSNGLSYLIDRIKGHKLYAHVSLEKGERSELANLASMML
- a CDS encoding azurin; protein product: TNADSFAMEAAMARDNGYIPKAKAASILAQTKLAGGGETVEVTFNAPKEPGEYMYICTFPGHYMGGMKGKLIVK